One Narcine bancroftii isolate sNarBan1 chromosome 3, sNarBan1.hap1, whole genome shotgun sequence DNA window includes the following coding sequences:
- the LOC138756164 gene encoding heterogeneous nuclear ribonucleoprotein A3-like, with amino-acid sequence MEGKEPKEPEQLRKLFIGGLSFETNEESLKEHFEQWGQLTDCVVMREPQGKRSRGFGFVTYSSVLEVDAAMNACPHKVDGRVVEPKRAMSREDSTKPGAHLTVKKIFVGGIKEDTEEYHLRDYFEKYGKIENIEVMTDRGSGKKRGFALVTFDDHDSVDKIVVQKYHTVNGHNCEVRKALSRQEMQRLGSGQRGRGSSGGGGNPGNFMNRGGNFSGGNGGGNFNRGGNFGGREMGNFGGGRDDYGGGRDDYGGGGGGSGYNGFGDGGNFGGGHGYCGRGGGGYGGGGPGFGNHGGGGGGGGGGGHGGAGYDNYNEGGNFGGGNFGGGGGGNYNDFGNYPNQSSNYGPMKNSNYGRNSGPYSGGYGSGGGGSGGYNRRY; translated from the coding sequence ATGGAGGGTAAAGAACCTAAAGAACCGGAGCAGTTGCGCAAGCTATTCATTGGTGGATTAAGCTTTGAAACTAATGAAGAGAGTTTAAAGGAGCACTTTGAGCAATGGGGACAGCTAACAGATTGTGTGGTGATGAGAGAACCACAGGGAAAGCGTTCAAGGGGTTTTGGGTTTGTGACTTACTCAAGCGTGTTGGAAGTGGATGCTGCCATGAATGCTTGTCCCCACAAGGTTGATGGTCGTGTTGTAGAACCAAAAAGAGCAATGTCAAGAGAGGATTCTACAAAACCTGGTGCCCATTTAAcagttaagaaaatatttgttggAGGTATTAAAGAAGATACAGAGGAATACCATCTAAGAGATTATTTTGAGAAGTATGGCAAGATTGAAAATATAGAAGTTATGACCGATCGTGGAAGTGGAAAAAAGAGAGGGTTTGCATTAGTCACATTTGATGATCATGACTCCGTTGACAAAATTGTTGTTCAAAAGTACCACACAGTGAATGGACATAACTGTGAAGTGAGGAAAGCCCTTTCACGACAAGAGATGCAGCGACTGGGATCTGGTCAAAGAGGACGTGGTAGTTCCGGAGGTGGTGGTAACCCTGGCAATTTCATGAACCGTGGTGGAAATTTCAGCGGTGGAAATGGAGGAGGAAATTTTAATCGAGGTGGAAACTTTGGTGGAAGAGAAATGGGAAATTTTGGAGGTGGCAGGGATGATTATGGAGGTGGCAGGGATGATTATGGAGGTGGAGGTGGTGGCAGTGGATATAATGGATTTGGTGATGGTGGCAATTTTGGAGGTGGCCATGGTTACTGtggtagaggaggaggaggatatgGCGGTGGTGGCCCTGGTTTTGGCAaccatggtggtggtggtggtggaggaggaggaggaggacatggAGGTGCTGGCTATGACAACTACAATGAAGGTGGAAACTTTGGTGGAGGTAAttttggtggtggtggaggtgggaactACAATGACTTTGGAAACTATCCTAACCAATCATCAAATTACGGACCCATGAAGAATAGCAATTATGGGCGCAACTCTGGTCCATATAGTGGTGGTTATGGCTCTGGTGGTGGTGGAAGTGGTGGCTATAATAGAAGATACTGA